From a single Pseudalkalibacillus hwajinpoensis genomic region:
- a CDS encoding trimeric intracellular cation channel family protein, translated as MTWEILNIIGTIAFAASGALVALEEEFDFLGVIVLGLATAFGGGIIRNLLIGVPVASIWEQDVLIMVAIGTILIIFVFPATWINYYWEKWGSFFDAIGLAAFAIQGALYAEEMGHPFIAAMVAAAMTGTGGGIIRDLLARRKPTVLQKEVYAVWAMLAGLLIGLGYPQELPPLMLLFVSIVFLRMLSLRFSWKLPYRKLH; from the coding sequence GTGACGTGGGAGATATTAAATATAATCGGAACCATTGCTTTTGCAGCCAGTGGGGCGCTGGTTGCATTAGAAGAGGAATTTGATTTCCTTGGTGTCATCGTGCTTGGATTAGCAACAGCTTTTGGCGGCGGAATCATACGTAATTTATTAATTGGGGTACCTGTTGCTTCGATTTGGGAGCAGGATGTGCTTATTATGGTTGCAATAGGAACCATTCTTATCATTTTCGTTTTTCCAGCAACCTGGATCAACTATTACTGGGAGAAATGGGGAAGCTTTTTTGATGCCATAGGATTAGCGGCATTTGCTATTCAAGGAGCACTGTATGCTGAGGAGATGGGTCATCCCTTTATTGCAGCAATGGTTGCTGCAGCGATGACTGGTACTGGTGGCGGTATTATCCGTGATCTTCTTGCGAGAAGAAAACCGACTGTTCTCCAAAAGGAAGTTTATGCTGTTTGGGCGATGCTTGCTGGATTGCTTATCGGACTTGGCTATCCGCAAGAATTACCACCATTGATGCTATTATTTGTATCAATTGTCTTTCTTCGAATGCTTTCACTCCGGTTTAGTTGGAAATTGCCATATCGTAAACTTCATTAA
- a CDS encoding DUF3900 domain-containing protein, producing the protein MELKMRYLSFYLIQVDGSGESEERRFKHYQTLDQEHYEDSSLKTFLDGELAKIMKRKVDRHAKSEGAPTKIGRFVVEPGYDLTSNPNYNLFDRTRHAETGDDFETSADQIVQMYLDTSAIRGGVLIVATAKLTKLFDDPFLFIMKCDFEQKVATITDEETLIQNVEMAITTKSMKSVQYPYMPEEGMIDSAEIKVHQSSHARYFEDFLKWVEYEKSMPEIVKTQTVGMVQEHIQETYQEESEEKEEFEQAMEEWAASPKRELQERFTTEQVVEATSQIVEHSPDVEWKIKLDHVSVKAMLSDFGETIHLAKVNGKYVLAIEADAITFEKGFSPVEFHKPDTLQEVVERIYKKNENE; encoded by the coding sequence ATGGAACTCAAGATGCGATACCTCTCCTTTTATTTAATCCAGGTTGATGGTAGCGGGGAAAGTGAAGAAAGACGATTCAAGCATTATCAAACGCTTGATCAAGAGCATTACGAAGACAGTTCTCTTAAAACGTTCCTTGATGGTGAACTAGCTAAAATCATGAAGAGAAAAGTAGATCGTCACGCTAAATCAGAAGGCGCTCCTACTAAAATCGGGCGATTCGTCGTAGAACCAGGGTACGACCTAACGTCAAACCCCAATTACAATCTTTTTGATAGGACACGCCATGCTGAAACAGGGGATGATTTTGAAACTTCGGCGGATCAAATCGTTCAAATGTATCTCGACACAAGCGCGATACGTGGGGGCGTTCTGATCGTTGCAACAGCTAAGCTCACTAAACTGTTTGATGATCCATTTCTATTTATTATGAAATGCGATTTTGAACAAAAGGTAGCAACGATTACAGATGAAGAAACACTCATCCAAAATGTTGAAATGGCTATTACTACAAAGAGCATGAAATCCGTCCAATACCCCTACATGCCAGAAGAAGGCATGATCGACAGCGCTGAGATCAAAGTCCACCAATCGTCTCACGCCCGTTACTTTGAAGACTTCTTAAAATGGGTCGAATATGAAAAGTCGATGCCTGAAATCGTGAAGACTCAGACGGTGGGCATGGTGCAGGAGCACATCCAAGAAACGTATCAGGAAGAAAGCGAAGAAAAGGAAGAGTTCGAGCAAGCGATGGAAGAATGGGCAGCTAGTCCTAAACGTGAGCTACAGGAGCGGTTTACAACGGAACAGGTCGTTGAAGCAACCTCCCAAATCGTTGAACACTCCCCTGACGTTGAATGGAAGATAAAGCTAGACCATGTATCAGTGAAAGCGATGCTCTCTGACTTTGGAGAAACGATTCATCTTGCGAAGGTGAATGGGAAGTATGTACTTGCGATTGAAGCGGATGCGATTACGTTTGAGAAAGGCTTTTCTCCTGTGGAGTTTCATAAGCCTGATACGCTTCAGGAAGTGGTCGAGCGTATTTATAAAAAGAATGAGAATGAATAA
- a CDS encoding GrpB family protein: MTKPIVTLKEYNPEWKLQFEDEKNRIIGVLRKKVIGIEHFGSTSITGLEAKPIIDILLGVQDFR; encoded by the coding sequence ATGACAAAACCAATTGTTACTCTTAAGGAATATAACCCTGAATGGAAACTACAATTTGAAGATGAAAAGAATAGAATAATTGGTGTTTTAAGAAAGAAAGTTATTGGGATTGAACACTTCGGGAGCACGTCTATCACGGGACTGGAAGCGAAGCCAATCATTGACATTCTGTTAGGTGTACAAGACTTTAGATGA
- a CDS encoding DUF6376 family protein — MKKHAMLLSLIFLLFVGGCSFLTDVNNTLTYVDEATEYANEASAFANEAPSLAEQAINDQQALEEFETRLKEMKQDIEEFNELEAPEVGADLHQQIVKNNNKATDAIDLFLTNIQDGQLDPSLLENTEAFQSLNEITSIINEIKQLRE, encoded by the coding sequence ATGAAAAAACATGCTATGCTCTTGTCGTTGATATTCCTTCTCTTCGTCGGAGGATGTTCGTTCCTTACTGATGTTAATAACACATTAACTTATGTAGATGAAGCTACAGAATACGCAAATGAAGCCAGTGCTTTTGCGAATGAAGCTCCGTCGCTAGCTGAACAGGCAATCAATGATCAGCAGGCACTTGAGGAATTCGAAACAAGACTGAAAGAAATGAAGCAGGATATTGAAGAATTTAATGAGCTTGAGGCTCCTGAAGTAGGGGCTGATCTCCATCAGCAAATTGTAAAAAATAACAACAAAGCTACAGATGCGATTGATCTTTTTTTAACTAATATCCAGGATGGACAGCTTGATCCATCCCTGCTTGAGAATACAGAAGCTTTTCAATCACTGAATGAGATTACAAGTATTATCAATGAGATTAAACAATTGAGGGAATAA
- a CDS encoding aminoglycoside phosphotransferase family protein, which produces MELPYRFQQSVRFYFKAEGEAWLQKLPSLIQNCEDKWTMKIKEPYSLSINYVAPAVMEDRTKLVLKLCIPGDGFLDEVEALKLLGEKGIVQLIDSDRDNGIIILEKLLPGHTLAEVKDDEDACRIAADVMKDLSVRAPAYTRIPTTKVREEGLQKMIDQNPEGVGPISRATLERALRIFTSLNQTIKKRLLLHGDFHHYNVLASGQGRWTAIDPKGLIGEMEYDLIQFMLNKLPDQGVYGVIEKRVEIFVKELDLDKKRLLLWGYCHTVLATSWTVEGETFDESFYQGIEIFEKLYIANFGPLKDTFIQ; this is translated from the coding sequence ATGGAACTACCATATCGTTTTCAACAGTCCGTGCGTTTCTACTTTAAAGCAGAAGGGGAAGCCTGGCTACAAAAGTTGCCGTCTTTAATTCAAAACTGTGAAGATAAATGGACTATGAAGATAAAAGAACCTTATTCGCTCTCCATCAATTACGTTGCACCCGCGGTAATGGAAGACAGAACTAAGCTAGTTTTGAAGCTATGTATACCGGGGGATGGCTTTCTTGATGAGGTGGAAGCTTTGAAATTATTAGGGGAAAAGGGAATTGTTCAACTGATCGATTCTGATAGAGATAATGGAATTATTATTCTTGAGAAACTATTACCCGGGCATACTCTCGCAGAAGTAAAGGATGATGAGGATGCCTGTCGGATAGCAGCTGATGTAATGAAAGATTTATCCGTTCGTGCACCTGCATATACTCGGATTCCTACAACCAAGGTAAGAGAAGAAGGACTTCAAAAAATGATAGATCAAAATCCAGAGGGTGTTGGCCCTATATCCCGGGCGACGTTAGAACGGGCATTAAGGATTTTCACATCCTTAAATCAAACAATTAAAAAACGCTTGCTTCTTCATGGGGATTTTCATCATTATAACGTTCTTGCCTCTGGACAGGGTAGGTGGACGGCGATTGATCCTAAAGGGTTAATCGGTGAGATGGAGTATGATTTGATACAGTTTATGCTTAATAAATTACCTGATCAGGGAGTTTATGGTGTAATCGAAAAGCGGGTGGAAATCTTCGTGAAAGAACTTGATCTAGATAAAAAAAGGTTACTTCTCTGGGGTTATTGTCATACGGTATTAGCCACCTCATGGACAGTTGAGGGCGAAACATTTGATGAGAGCTTTTATCAAGGGATTGAGATTTTTGAAAAGCTCTACATAGCTAATTTTGGTCCTTTGAAGGACACATTCATACAATAG
- a CDS encoding PQQ-dependent sugar dehydrogenase, producing MLKLSRAVVIVMLVTGCAGGNEGSQEAPTEEMNKEIDVVVENLNVPWEITKSDNTFYLTERSGTIVEVANGKVTRQPVDLSFSVHDEGEGGLLGMQLQDFSSSSTAFIYHTYQEQGVTLNRIVKVKLENGVWKETEELLSNIPGAQFHNGGRIKLGPDGKLYITTGDAGQPELAQDVTSLAGKILRMNVDGTVPEDNPFEHSFVYSFGHRNPQGLAWDKNGQLYNSEHGQSAHDEINEIEAGKNYGWPEIEGDEEKEGMETPLYHSGNDTWAPSGMLVYDDLLYVAGLRGEEIRTFKLDGSETKKYVDSIGRIRSLYQEESMLYAITNNRDGRGNPVKEDDRMVKIGVGE from the coding sequence GTGCTAAAGCTTTCAAGGGCGGTTGTTATTGTGATGCTAGTTACTGGATGTGCGGGCGGAAATGAAGGCTCTCAGGAAGCTCCAACGGAAGAAATGAATAAGGAGATTGACGTCGTTGTTGAAAATCTGAATGTACCCTGGGAGATTACTAAATCCGATAATACCTTTTACTTAACAGAACGAAGCGGCACAATTGTTGAGGTTGCAAACGGAAAGGTGACAAGACAACCAGTCGACCTCAGTTTTTCAGTTCATGATGAAGGGGAGGGTGGACTGCTTGGTATGCAATTACAGGATTTTTCAAGTTCCAGCACAGCCTTTATCTATCATACCTATCAAGAGCAAGGCGTTACGTTAAATCGCATTGTAAAAGTAAAGCTTGAAAATGGCGTGTGGAAAGAGACGGAGGAGTTGCTCAGTAACATCCCGGGAGCTCAATTTCATAATGGCGGACGGATTAAGCTCGGCCCTGATGGAAAACTATATATCACCACAGGAGATGCTGGACAACCGGAGCTAGCACAGGATGTGACGAGCCTTGCAGGGAAAATCCTTAGAATGAACGTTGATGGGACAGTGCCAGAGGATAATCCGTTCGAGCATTCATTTGTTTATTCCTTTGGACATCGAAACCCACAGGGACTGGCATGGGATAAAAATGGTCAGCTCTACAATTCAGAGCATGGGCAATCCGCTCATGATGAAATTAATGAAATTGAAGCGGGGAAAAATTACGGTTGGCCAGAAATCGAAGGAGATGAGGAAAAAGAAGGCATGGAAACCCCTCTCTATCATTCTGGAAACGATACGTGGGCACCATCTGGCATGCTTGTTTACGATGACCTATTATACGTAGCAGGACTTAGAGGCGAAGAAATAAGAACATTTAAGCTCGACGGAAGCGAAACGAAGAAATACGTTGATAGTATAGGTCGAATCAGGTCTCTCTATCAAGAAGAAAGCATGCTTTATGCGATTACGAACAATAGAGATGGTAGAGGCAATCCTGTTAAAGAAGATGATCGGATGGTGAAAATTGGGGTTGGAGAGTGA
- a CDS encoding VOC family protein — translation MNPIKNEIGTVFIPVKDIKKSKAWYCDLLNLPETDNIVAGHLYVMPMKGTGVVLDSKIYSEESVYKWPAFHFDTNDIEAAYSYMKEKGVVLTTAIENGHWFNFKDPDGNLLMICQ, via the coding sequence ATGAATCCTATTAAGAATGAAATAGGGACAGTATTTATTCCAGTCAAAGACATTAAAAAATCAAAGGCATGGTATTGTGATCTATTAAATCTTCCAGAAACAGACAACATTGTCGCAGGGCATTTATACGTGATGCCGATGAAAGGCACTGGTGTGGTCCTGGATAGTAAAATTTATTCTGAAGAAAGTGTGTATAAATGGCCAGCCTTTCATTTTGATACGAACGATATTGAAGCAGCATACTCCTATATGAAGGAGAAAGGTGTCGTTCTCACCACGGCCATTGAGAACGGTCACTGGTTTAATTTTAAAGATCCTGACGGCAATCTCCTTATGATTTGCCAGTAA
- a CDS encoding class I SAM-dependent methyltransferase, which produces MGNWFPILYDSVMAPFEKYRFRKIRENLVTRSQGRVLEIGSGTGVNFPLYNGVLQVDAIEPNPLMRKQSQSKLEQAKVPIYVYGAEAEKLPFENNTFDSVVATLVFCTIPHPAQAIKEIQRVCKPNASLLLFEHIKMHQPVLGKTQEIVTPIWKKICDGCHLNRDTLQLLNQSNMRINKVESYFKGLFIVIEASNKQ; this is translated from the coding sequence ATGGGTAACTGGTTTCCAATACTTTACGATTCGGTCATGGCGCCTTTTGAGAAGTATAGGTTTCGTAAGATTAGAGAAAATCTTGTAACTAGGTCGCAAGGAAGAGTACTAGAAATTGGTTCAGGAACTGGAGTGAATTTCCCATTATATAATGGTGTACTACAGGTAGATGCTATTGAACCAAATCCTTTGATGAGAAAACAATCTCAAAGCAAATTGGAACAAGCAAAAGTCCCCATCTATGTTTATGGGGCAGAGGCTGAAAAATTACCTTTTGAAAATAATACATTTGATAGCGTTGTCGCTACTCTTGTATTTTGTACCATCCCTCACCCCGCTCAGGCTATTAAAGAAATACAACGTGTGTGTAAGCCAAATGCCTCTTTATTATTATTTGAGCATATCAAAATGCACCAACCTGTTTTAGGGAAAACTCAAGAGATCGTAACTCCGATATGGAAAAAAATATGTGATGGTTGTCATTTAAACCGGGATACATTGCAGTTACTTAACCAGTCAAACATGAGGATAAATAAAGTTGAATCCTATTTCAAAGGTTTATTTATAGTGATAGAAGCTTCTAACAAACAATAA
- a CDS encoding divergent PAP2 family protein, with protein MQKMNRGILTAISSIAIAQGLKILTYKRLTGEWDVKQVATTGGMPSSHSAGVSALATYIATNKGSRHTETALATIFGVIVMYDAQGIRRHTGEIAHLVNDLEDNFAAISGDFPSFEFVEREKELNELLGHQPVEVLGGAILGAILGYISAKNENK; from the coding sequence ATGCAGAAGATGAACAGAGGAATTTTGACGGCGATATCGTCGATTGCGATTGCACAGGGACTTAAAATCCTGACTTACAAGAGACTGACAGGAGAGTGGGATGTAAAGCAGGTGGCTACAACAGGTGGGATGCCAAGCTCACATTCAGCGGGCGTTTCAGCACTGGCTACCTATATAGCTACAAATAAAGGATCACGCCATACGGAAACTGCACTGGCAACCATTTTTGGTGTGATCGTCATGTATGATGCGCAGGGAATCCGACGTCACACGGGTGAGATTGCTCATCTTGTCAATGATTTGGAGGATAACTTCGCTGCAATTTCAGGAGATTTTCCTAGCTTTGAGTTTGTAGAAAGGGAAAAGGAACTGAATGAGCTTTTAGGACATCAACCGGTAGAGGTACTTGGTGGAGCGATTTTAGGTGCTATTTTAGGCTATATTTCTGCTAAAAATGAGAATAAGTAA
- a CDS encoding VOC family protein, with the protein MKKTLDHIGIAVRRLNESIQFYTEVLGGELFDRYRSEATGVESEIAVIDLNGSRIELLMPTNNTTSPIARFMKQKGKGVHHIAYVVPNLDQALEELEGQNIRAMEDTRRVNKHGRRLIYLNPADTEGTIIEYCDYPDLD; encoded by the coding sequence ATGAAGAAAACGTTAGATCATATCGGCATTGCGGTCAGACGCCTCAATGAAAGCATCCAGTTTTATACCGAGGTATTGGGCGGTGAGCTCTTTGATCGTTACCGTAGTGAAGCGACAGGTGTAGAAAGTGAGATTGCTGTCATCGACCTTAATGGGAGTCGCATTGAATTGCTTATGCCTACAAATAACACCACGTCACCCATCGCGCGCTTTATGAAACAAAAAGGGAAAGGTGTCCACCATATAGCCTATGTTGTTCCAAACCTTGATCAGGCTTTAGAAGAATTAGAAGGACAAAACATTCGCGCAATGGAAGACACGCGTCGTGTTAATAAACATGGCCGTCGGCTTATCTACCTCAATCCAGCTGATACCGAAGGAACCATTATTGAGTATTGTGATTATCCTGACCTTGATTAA
- a CDS encoding UDP-N-acetylmuramoyl-L-alanyl-D-glutamate--2,6-diaminopimelate ligase, whose amino-acid sequence MIIQFDQLQFHTIRSIYGPMVQQIKALTFHSKMAVPSSIFFSIKGENHDGHEFIEDAIQRGAAAIVAEREDLAASLSETNPSCTILLVDDVRKTMAYFSKHFYQAADEKLNTIGITGTNGKTTVAAYVRSLLTLLGMPSSSIGTTGIWSSTKRIPYKKSTPTTPESLDLHKIFKDLHEHGDQAVAMEVSSIALDQKRVEGLQFDVAIQTNISPEHLEYHHTFDHYKKCKMRLFNQARSAVVNVDDEMGLDLVSNFDNRMVTYSLQPETEADLKAIDLQLSGNGTSFTLLTNGQKFDVFVPVFGDYNVANVLSAMGTALLLGYTLPDVIQALTQLESPEGRFQVIAGPSNETIILDYAHTPVALTRLVDEVKKIEHRKLIVMIAGIGIRDFEKMPKMAKAIEGRADEIIVTVDHPGYHDPSIIVDKVMSGFSDPNVPHIHRTNTRREGVLKSLELGSQNDIILLTSGCINGAQIVRGNEIPHSDEDLIQMYYHISS is encoded by the coding sequence ATGATTATTCAATTTGACCAGCTTCAATTCCATACTATACGTTCAATTTATGGGCCAATGGTCCAACAGATAAAGGCACTAACTTTTCATTCAAAAATGGCGGTGCCTTCCTCTATTTTTTTCTCTATTAAAGGTGAAAATCATGATGGTCATGAGTTCATTGAAGATGCGATTCAGAGAGGTGCAGCTGCAATTGTAGCTGAACGTGAAGACCTTGCCGCAAGTCTTTCCGAAACAAACCCGAGTTGCACAATCCTTTTGGTCGATGATGTTCGAAAAACAATGGCCTATTTTTCAAAGCACTTCTATCAAGCTGCTGATGAGAAGCTAAATACCATTGGTATAACTGGGACTAATGGCAAAACAACCGTTGCTGCTTATGTTCGCTCGTTGCTAACACTTCTTGGTATGCCTTCCAGCTCAATCGGCACAACAGGGATCTGGTCTTCAACAAAAAGGATTCCTTATAAGAAAAGTACCCCAACGACCCCTGAATCACTTGATCTTCACAAAATTTTCAAGGATCTCCATGAACACGGAGATCAAGCAGTGGCGATGGAGGTATCGTCGATTGCTCTTGATCAGAAGCGTGTTGAAGGCCTTCAATTTGATGTTGCTATACAAACGAATATTTCACCGGAGCATCTTGAATATCACCATACTTTTGACCATTATAAGAAATGCAAAATGAGACTTTTCAATCAAGCGAGAAGTGCTGTTGTGAATGTAGATGATGAAATGGGTCTTGATCTTGTAAGCAACTTTGATAATCGCATGGTCACATATAGCTTACAACCGGAAACGGAAGCTGACTTAAAAGCTATTGATCTTCAACTTTCCGGAAACGGAACATCGTTTACATTACTTACGAACGGACAGAAATTTGATGTTTTTGTCCCCGTTTTTGGGGATTATAATGTAGCAAATGTGCTCTCTGCAATGGGGACTGCCCTTTTACTTGGGTACACGCTTCCCGATGTAATTCAGGCATTAACACAGCTTGAAAGTCCAGAAGGCCGTTTCCAGGTTATTGCAGGTCCGTCTAATGAAACGATTATTCTTGACTATGCTCATACGCCAGTTGCGTTGACAAGGCTAGTTGATGAAGTTAAAAAGATCGAGCATCGAAAACTAATTGTGATGATCGCCGGCATTGGCATTCGTGATTTTGAGAAAATGCCGAAAATGGCAAAAGCCATTGAAGGACGAGCTGATGAAATCATCGTAACAGTCGACCATCCTGGTTATCATGATCCATCTATCATTGTAGACAAAGTGATGTCAGGATTTTCCGATCCGAATGTCCCTCACATTCATCGAACAAACACGAGAAGAGAGGGAGTACTGAAATCACTTGAGCTCGGCAGTCAAAATGACATTATCTTATTAACGAGCGGATGTATTAACGGCGCCCAAATCGTTAGAGGAAATGAAATTCCTCATTCGGACGAAGACCTTATTCAAATGTACTACCATATATCTTCCTGA
- a CDS encoding HNH endonuclease: MNSFIVMQGDTYQIEKDLGMIWSPKQDKGGNEPHSWKRITEVNEGDQFFHYVKGNIVAVSIASEGCKEACKPSNLESSNERIEGYLVNLEYHDLEVPVNVRDKFKEIFPLLPIKYAPFQKDANGNPGYLYPCNEELAIKLLELISELNIYQVNDEQLELTIDEVRRTERNTLIPVITETESEAKTKMRWGEQKFRKDLIPLWKGKCALCAINLSEVLKASHSKPWKDSTNIERVDPYNGLLLCSNHDALYNEGLIAFDGQGRLHISSVIRNEDYVMYGLAPRAKLQIYFENKVYFKWHKKYIFRT, from the coding sequence ATGAACAGTTTTATTGTCATGCAAGGTGACACTTACCAGATAGAAAAAGATTTAGGGATGATTTGGTCGCCAAAACAAGATAAAGGAGGTAATGAGCCTCATTCCTGGAAACGAATAACTGAAGTAAATGAAGGAGATCAATTCTTTCACTATGTAAAAGGAAATATTGTTGCGGTTAGCATTGCAAGTGAAGGATGCAAAGAGGCTTGTAAACCATCTAATTTGGAGAGTAGTAATGAAAGAATCGAAGGATACTTAGTGAATCTAGAATATCATGATTTAGAGGTCCCGGTTAATGTAAGGGATAAGTTTAAGGAAATATTTCCACTGTTACCTATTAAGTATGCACCATTTCAGAAAGATGCTAATGGGAATCCAGGCTATTTGTATCCATGTAACGAAGAATTAGCCATTAAGCTACTCGAACTAATAAGCGAGTTGAATATTTATCAAGTAAATGACGAGCAATTAGAATTAACAATTGATGAGGTAAGAAGAACAGAACGAAATACACTTATTCCAGTGATTACTGAAACAGAGTCTGAAGCGAAAACAAAAATGCGATGGGGCGAACAAAAGTTCAGAAAAGATTTGATTCCTCTATGGAAAGGTAAGTGTGCATTGTGTGCTATAAACTTATCAGAAGTGCTAAAAGCAAGCCATTCCAAGCCATGGAAAGACAGCACAAACATTGAACGGGTGGACCCGTATAACGGCTTGTTACTATGTAGTAATCATGATGCGCTTTATAATGAAGGATTAATTGCATTTGATGGGCAAGGTCGTTTGCACATTTCTTCAGTGATAAGAAATGAAGATTATGTAATGTATGGATTAGCACCACGGGCTAAATTACAAATTTATTTCGAAAATAAAGTGTATTTTAAGTGGCATAAGAAGTATATTTTCAGAACCTAA
- a CDS encoding GrpB family protein, translated as MFISPLRKIEYEYIPKPELKDRRFFRKGSFHLYICEYKGTQWVEKNLFRDYLRLHPKAAEEYAQLKKELIVKYIERPTYTKGKEPFIKRIIEKAKMERNLH; from the coding sequence ATGTTTATTAGTCCGTTACGCAAAATTGAATATGAATACATTCCTAAACCCGAATTGAAAGATAGAAGGTTTTTCCGGAAGGGATCCTTTCATTTGTATATTTGTGAATATAAGGGTACACAGTGGGTTGAAAAAAACTTGTTTCGTGATTATCTTAGGTTACATCCAAAAGCAGCAGAAGAGTATGCACAATTAAAAAAAGAACTTATAGTGAAATATATCGAAAGACCTACATATACAAAGGGAAAAGAGCCTTTTATCAAAAGGATTATTGAAAAAGCTAAGATGGAAAGGAATCTTCATTGA
- a CDS encoding NAD(P)/FAD-dependent oxidoreductase, protein MKSTIIIGSGILGASTAYHLAKEGAKVIIVDRQEPGQATEAAAGIVCPWLSQRRNKVWYRLAKAGAKYYPELIQQLMNDGETETGYKKVGAISLHTDETKLDKMIERAKKRREDAPEIGDITKLTVEETQKCFPPLGLEYQSVFVSGAARVNGSSLRKALLQAAEKHGAKSLISNAELVYTENEVTGVKVGNETISADQVIVTAGVWGKDLLTPLGLEFKITSQKAQIVHLEVPDQVTNEWPLVMPPNDQYLLSFDDGRVVVGATHENDAGLDNRVTAGGLYEIFNKALTVAPGLANSTVLETKVGFRPFTPGFLPVFGFVPEVKGLLAANGLGASGLTSGPYLGRELAHLALGRDTELDPAEYDITAAIERM, encoded by the coding sequence ATGAAATCAACTATTATTATTGGCTCAGGAATTCTTGGGGCTTCTACAGCCTACCACCTTGCAAAAGAAGGAGCAAAGGTGATCATTGTTGACAGACAGGAGCCAGGACAGGCAACGGAAGCAGCGGCGGGTATTGTCTGCCCATGGCTTTCGCAACGTCGAAACAAAGTCTGGTATCGACTTGCAAAGGCTGGTGCGAAGTATTATCCTGAATTGATTCAGCAATTAATGAACGATGGAGAAACCGAAACAGGATACAAAAAAGTTGGCGCAATTAGTCTTCACACAGATGAAACCAAGCTTGATAAAATGATTGAACGAGCTAAAAAGCGGAGAGAAGATGCGCCTGAAATTGGGGACATTACAAAATTAACGGTAGAAGAAACCCAGAAGTGTTTTCCGCCTCTCGGACTAGAATATCAGTCAGTGTTTGTAAGTGGTGCTGCAAGAGTGAACGGCTCAAGCTTACGAAAAGCACTTCTACAAGCAGCAGAAAAGCATGGAGCAAAGAGTCTCATTAGTAATGCTGAGCTTGTTTATACAGAGAATGAGGTAACAGGCGTAAAGGTTGGTAACGAGACGATCTCTGCAGACCAGGTCATTGTAACAGCAGGTGTATGGGGAAAGGATCTATTGACGCCACTTGGTCTCGAATTTAAAATAACTTCCCAAAAAGCTCAAATCGTCCATTTGGAGGTTCCTGATCAGGTAACAAATGAATGGCCATTAGTGATGCCTCCAAACGATCAGTATTTATTGAGCTTTGATGATGGACGAGTTGTTGTTGGTGCTACACATGAAAATGATGCTGGATTGGATAACAGAGTGACAGCTGGCGGCCTGTATGAAATTTTCAACAAAGCATTGACAGTCGCGCCTGGCCTTGCGAATAGCACAGTACTTGAAACAAAAGTAGGATTCCGTCCATTTACGCCTGGATTTCTCCCTGTATTTGGTTTTGTACCGGAAGTGAAGGGATTACTTGCCGCTAATGGCCTTGGAGCTTCCGGTCTAACGTCAGGTCCATACCTTGGCCGCGAGCTTGCCCACCTCGCGCTCGGCCGGGATACGGAATTAGATCCAGCGGAATACGACATTACAGCTGCAATAGAAAGAATGTAG